One stretch of Eretmochelys imbricata isolate rEreImb1 chromosome 1, rEreImb1.hap1, whole genome shotgun sequence DNA includes these proteins:
- the CHADL gene encoding chondroadherin-like protein, with the protein MWGSLGLLLASALFQARRVAAERCPRICICDNIKHHVTCLNKNLTEVPITIPQVTQKLDLWGNNIKVIPGGAFLPIPYLTHLNLQRCHVESIEEGAFRGLGRLIYLNLASNSIAFIYQESLDGLSSLQQLILEKNRIEEIKPGAFSQLGFLNFLNLGENFLVYLPDMVFQGLQLIKWLRLSHNALHVIATEAFAGLPTLRRLSLDHNELQSLPTEALSRLSDTTRLDLGHNPVTYIGEEAIEMASLKQLFLDNMALQDVSHKAFVKSPLLHTVDLHNNQLQVLQPLTEAAHLKKINLTGNPVVCTCYMRPFKEWMEKARVQADVPCAGPGAFRGEQLELLRSIDMKCGGHAPDKEQLPSPATRRRETEGDAKTRCPKVCACSPDFQHSNCENRGLRKIPKGFPGNTQLLDLRQNEFRSIPKGSFPGLKELVSLHLQNCKITELQLGAFQGLKKLVYLYLSNNNIAAIDAAAFDGAPQLSYLYLDRNRFTQMPTGAFSHLPNLFSLHLQHNSISQLSDDDLAGAEQLRWVYLSGNRITRVSPRALSPAKMLEKLHLDENLLLEVPTGSLRGLPVLTELKLSKNPIQYIGDGAFLPVARSLLHLYLDNMGLEQLSSRAFAGLGPRMKSLYLDNNNMHNVPDLCSFTGLEVINLRDIPFHCDCQLLPLRRWIDKLNLRAGATCGSPAEVRGQKIKLSAVFKSCPGWGMAKARRAHPDKVKAKIKAERSPSKEKRSGKAQARGAKKSKA; encoded by the exons ATGTGGGGTTCCCTGGGCCTCCTCCTGGCGTCAGCTCTCTTCCAAGCCAGGAGAGTGGCTGCCGAGCGCTGCCCACGGATCTGCATCTGCGATAACATAAAACACCACGTCACGTGCCTGAACAAGAACCTGACAGAGGTGCCCATCACCATCCCACAG GTCACCCAAAAACTGGATCTCTGGGGCAACAACATAAAAGTCATCCCTGGAGGAGCTTTCCTCCCTATCCCATACCTCACCCACTTAAACCTGCAGCGATGCCATGTGGAGAGTATTGAGGAAGGAGCTTTCAGGGGACTAGGACGACTGATCTACCTCAACCTGGCTTCCAACAGTATAGCCTTCATCTACCAGGAGTCCCTGGATGGGCTATCTTCTCTTCAGCAGCTCATCCTGGAGAAGAACCGCATAGAAGAGATAAAGCCAGGGGCTTTCAGCCAACTGGGCTTCCTCAACTTCCTCAACCTTGGCGAGAACTTCCTGGTCTACCTGCCAGATATGGTCTTCCAGGGTCTGCAGCTGATCAAGTGGCTCCGCCTGTCCCATAATGCACTTCATGTCATAGCCACGGAGGCCTTTGCTGGGTTGCCTACCCTGAGGAGGTTGAGCCTGGACCACAACGAACTGCAGTCCCTGCCCACAGAGGCCCTGTCAAGGCTGTCAGATACCACACGGCTGGACCTGGGACACAACCCTGTCACCTACATCGGCGAGGAGGCCATTGAGATGGCTTCACTGAAGCAGCTGTTCTTGGACAACATGGCCCTGCAGGATGTCTCACACAAAGCCTTTGTgaagagccccctgctgcacacaGTCGACCTCCACAACAACCAGCTGCAGGTGCTGCAGCCGCTGACAGAAGCCGCCCACCTGAAGAAAATCAACTTAACAGGGAACCCCGTAGTTTGCACTTGCTACATGCGGCCCTTCAAAGAGTGGATGGAGAAAGCGAGGGTCCAGGCTGATGTGCCATGTGCAGGTCCTGGTGCCTTCAGGGGTGAGCAGCTGGAGTTGCTGAGGTCCATTGATATGAAATGTGGGGGCCATGCCCCGGACAAGgagcagctccccagcccagccacccgCAGGAGGGAGACAGAGGGAGATGCTAAGACGAGGTGTCCAAAAGTCTGCGCCTGCTCCCCTGATTTCCAACACAGCAACTGCGAGAACAGAGGCCTCCGGAAAATCCCCAAGGGGTTCCCTGGCAACACCCAGCTCCTGGACCTGCGCCAAAATGAGTTCCGCTCCATACCCAAGGGATCCTTCCCTGGCTTGAAGGAGCTGGTCTCACTCCACCTGCAAAACTGCAAAAtcacagagctgcagctgggtgccTTCCAGGGCTTAAAGAAGCTGGTCTACCTCTACCTATCTAACAACAACATCGCTGCCATAGATGCTGCTGCCTTTGATGGGGCCCCCCAGCTCAGCTACTTGTACCTGGACCGCAACAGGTTCACTCAGATGCCCACCGGGGCCTTCAGCCACCTGCCCAACCTCTTCTCCCTCCATTTGCAGCATAACTCCATCAGCCAGCTGTCAGACGATGacctggctggggcagagcagctaCGTTGGGTCTACCTGAGTGGGAACCGCATCACTCGTGTGtcccccagggccctgagccccgccaagATGCTAGAGAAGCTGCACCTGGATGAGAACCTTTTGCTGGAAGTGCCCACCGGGTCCCTCCGGGGTTTGCCTGTCCTTACTGAGCTGAAGCTGTCCAAGAATCCCATCCAGTATATTGGGGATGGAGCCTTCCTCCCAGTAGCCAGGTCCCTCCTGCACCTGTATCTGGATAATATGGGGCTAGAACAg CTTTCCTCAAGGGCCTTTGCTGGACTGGGTCCCAGGATGAAGAGTCTGTACCTGGACAACAACAACATGCATAACGTGCCTGACTTGTGCAGCTTCACAGGGCTGGAGGTCATCAACCTGAGAGACATCCCGTTCCACTGCGACTGCCAGCTCCTCCCACTGCGCAG ATGGATTGATAAACTGAACCTGCGTGCGGGAGCCACCTGTGGGTCCCCTGCAGAAGTCCGCGGGCAGAAGATCAAGCTTTCTGCTGTCTTCAAAAGCTGCCCAGGCTGGGGTATGGCGAAAGCCAGAAGGGCCCATCCAGACAAAGTCAAGGCCAAAATCAAAGCAGAAAGAAGTCCCAGCAAGGAAAAGAGGTCAGGAAAAGCCCAAGCCAGAGGCGCCAAGAAGAGCAAAGCATGA